Proteins encoded together in one Marinobacter salsuginis window:
- a CDS encoding DUF423 domain-containing protein, translating to MAGAFGAHGLRGLVSDRGLEVFQTAVTYQMYHSIALVLLALLSGQGLPRKWLGWSAGFFLVGILLFSGSLYLLVLTDIRWIGPITPLGGMSFMVGWALLITSGLRRNK from the coding sequence ATGGCAGGCGCCTTCGGCGCACACGGCCTGCGCGGCCTGGTCAGTGACCGGGGACTTGAAGTTTTCCAGACCGCCGTCACATACCAGATGTATCATTCCATTGCGCTGGTTCTGTTGGCTTTGCTCAGCGGGCAGGGGCTTCCCCGGAAATGGCTTGGTTGGTCGGCAGGATTTTTCCTCGTCGGCATTCTGCTGTTCAGTGGCAGTCTTTACCTGTTGGTGCTTACGGACATCCGCTGGATCGGCCCGATTACGCCTCTGGGCGGCATGTCTTTCATGGTGGGCTGGGCGCTGTTAATAACCTCCGGTCTCCGCCGGAACAAGTGA
- the rsmA gene encoding 16S rRNA (adenine(1518)-N(6)/adenine(1519)-N(6))-dimethyltransferase RsmA, whose translation MSNKAGHQARKRFGQNFLHDPGTIERIIRAINPKPDDAIVEIGPGLGALTEEILAVNPRLQVVELDRDLIPVLRTKFFNYPEFRIHEADALKFDFSQLMVDRPLRIVGNLPYNISTPLIFHLLSQAGVVQDMHFMLQKEVVQRMAAVPGDNNYGRLGIMTQYFCRVQPLFEVGPGAFRPAPKVDSAIVRLVPHKTLPHPAKDLATLQAVVRTAFNARRKTLRKALGGMVSVEQLQSLGINDGLRPENLGLADYVAIADLLFEEKGAASPANEVSDD comes from the coding sequence GTGAGCAACAAAGCCGGCCACCAGGCCAGAAAACGGTTTGGCCAGAATTTCCTCCATGATCCAGGGACCATCGAGCGGATCATCCGCGCGATCAATCCGAAACCCGATGACGCCATCGTGGAAATTGGTCCCGGTCTGGGCGCGCTGACCGAAGAGATACTGGCCGTGAATCCAAGGCTGCAGGTAGTGGAGCTGGATCGCGACCTGATTCCGGTGCTGCGCACCAAGTTCTTCAACTATCCCGAGTTCCGGATTCACGAAGCGGACGCGCTCAAGTTCGATTTCAGCCAGCTCATGGTGGATCGTCCCCTGCGGATCGTCGGTAACCTGCCGTACAATATATCCACGCCCCTGATTTTCCACCTGCTGTCCCAGGCCGGCGTGGTGCAGGACATGCACTTCATGCTGCAAAAAGAAGTGGTTCAGAGGATGGCCGCGGTGCCCGGCGACAACAATTACGGTCGCCTTGGTATCATGACCCAGTATTTTTGCAGGGTGCAGCCGCTGTTCGAGGTGGGACCCGGCGCGTTCCGCCCGGCGCCGAAAGTGGATTCTGCCATCGTCCGGCTGGTGCCTCATAAAACATTGCCCCATCCCGCGAAGGATCTGGCGACGCTCCAGGCAGTGGTTCGCACGGCCTTTAACGCGCGCCGTAAAACCCTGCGCAAGGCCCTGGGCGGTATGGTCTCGGTTGAACAGCTCCAGAGCCTGGGAATCAATGACGGTCTGCGCCCGGAGAATCTGGGGTTGGCCGATTACGTGGCCATCGCGGATCTGCTTTTTGAAGAGAAGGGGGCCGCCAGCCCCGCAAACGAGGTAAGTGATGACTGA
- a CDS encoding thiazole synthase, giving the protein MTETSEIQLPEDRPLEIAGRVYQSRLLVGTGKYRDMMETGHAIESSGAEIVTVAVRRTNLGQNPDEPNLLDVVSPDHYTILPNTAGCYTAKDAVRTCKLARELLDGHDLVKLEVLGEEKTLYPNMTETLVAAEELIKDGFKVMVYCSDDPLLAKRLEDMGCVAIMPLGAPIGSGLGIQNRYNIRLIVENAKVPVLVDAGVGTASDATIAMELGCDGVLMNTAIAQAKDPIKMANAMRLAIEAGREAYLAGRMPKKLYASASSPIDGTFF; this is encoded by the coding sequence ATGACAGAGACATCCGAAATCCAGCTTCCAGAAGACAGACCGCTAGAAATTGCCGGGCGGGTTTACCAGTCCCGTCTGCTCGTTGGCACCGGCAAATACCGTGACATGATGGAAACCGGTCATGCCATCGAGTCGAGCGGTGCAGAAATTGTTACCGTTGCCGTTCGCCGCACCAACCTCGGCCAGAATCCGGATGAGCCGAACCTGCTGGATGTGGTTTCCCCGGATCATTACACCATTTTGCCGAACACCGCCGGTTGCTACACCGCCAAGGATGCCGTGCGCACCTGTAAGCTGGCCCGGGAGCTCCTGGATGGCCATGATCTGGTGAAACTGGAAGTCCTCGGCGAGGAGAAGACCCTCTACCCGAACATGACCGAAACGCTGGTGGCCGCTGAGGAGCTGATCAAGGATGGCTTCAAGGTGATGGTCTACTGCTCGGACGACCCGCTGCTGGCCAAGCGCCTGGAAGATATGGGTTGCGTGGCCATCATGCCGCTGGGCGCGCCCATCGGTTCCGGACTGGGTATCCAGAACCGGTACAACATCCGGTTGATCGTGGAAAACGCGAAGGTACCCGTACTGGTCGACGCCGGCGTCGGCACTGCGTCAGATGCCACCATCGCTATGGAGCTGGGTTGCGACGGCGTATTGATGAATACCGCCATCGCCCAGGCCAAAGACCCGATCAAGATGGCCAATGCCATGCGCCTCGCCATCGAGGCTGGCCGGGAAGCCTACCTGGCAGGCCGAATGCCGAAGAAACTCTATGCCAGTGCGTCCTCGCCCATTGATGGCACCTTCTTCTGA
- the slmA gene encoding nucleoid occlusion factor SlmA: MTDQKPSRREAILHALVELLETDPGARITTAGLAKSVGVTEAALYRHFPSKRKMFEALIEFAEEAVFSRCQVILQGQEDVRVRLQQLVHLVLVFAERNPGLCCVLTGDALMGENDTLRKRASQFFERLETQVRQTLKEGEIRQGLRPRTTSARGADYVLVFVEGRIQRFIRSSFSRLPSTDFDESWGLVAEGVWG; this comes from the coding sequence ATGACTGATCAGAAACCCAGTCGCCGCGAGGCGATTCTTCATGCCCTTGTGGAACTCCTGGAGACGGATCCTGGAGCCCGCATCACCACCGCCGGCCTTGCCAAATCTGTTGGCGTTACCGAGGCGGCCCTGTACCGACACTTCCCCAGCAAGCGGAAGATGTTCGAGGCGCTCATTGAGTTCGCCGAGGAGGCAGTGTTCTCCCGCTGCCAGGTAATCCTGCAGGGGCAGGAGGATGTGCGGGTTCGCCTTCAACAGCTAGTACATCTGGTGCTGGTTTTCGCAGAACGTAATCCCGGCCTGTGCTGCGTGCTGACCGGAGACGCCCTGATGGGCGAAAACGACACTTTGCGCAAGCGTGCCTCCCAGTTCTTCGAACGCCTGGAAACCCAGGTGCGCCAAACCCTCAAGGAGGGTGAGATCCGCCAGGGGCTTCGGCCCCGTACGACGTCTGCTCGTGGCGCGGACTATGTTCTGGTGTTCGTTGAGGGCCGGATTCAGCGGTTTATCCGCTCCTCGTTCTCGCGGTTGCCTTCTACTGACTTCGACGAGAGTTGGGGTTTGGTTGCTGAGGGTGTTTGGGGCTGA
- the thiS gene encoding sulfur carrier protein ThiS, producing the protein MQVQVNGEAMELPKGATVATLIEKMALAGKRLAVEVNEDIVPRSQHPEFTLSDGDRVEVVHAIGGG; encoded by the coding sequence ATGCAGGTTCAGGTAAATGGCGAAGCAATGGAGCTGCCGAAAGGCGCAACCGTTGCCACGCTGATTGAAAAGATGGCTCTCGCGGGCAAGCGGCTGGCGGTCGAGGTAAACGAGGACATCGTGCCACGCAGCCAACACCCGGAATTTACCCTGAGCGATGGCGACCGTGTGGAAGTCGTTCACGCGATTGGCGGCGGTTAA
- a CDS encoding substrate-binding domain-containing protein, producing MTSKLPGLLLPTIMAFQAQAYDLEIHGSNTVGATLAPMLVTGYLEEHGGGQVTSRGTGVENEKVLRAPVNNRATEVLVAAHGSSTGFKALAAGKANIWASSRPVKPQEAEQFRARADLNAPESEHVIAIDGLAILVHPSNPISKMSIETLGRVFSGQIRNWSELGGPDRPIQLYARDDRSGTWDTFKSLVLGKEFELDNNARRYESNDQLSDDVSRDPSGIGFSGLASVRDSKLLAISEGNAPALRPNQLTVASEDYPLSRRLFMYTPGSDVPPLSAGLIGFALGQQGQALVAESGFISQNPIAVKPEFDDSTPESFRRLTGNYHRLTVNFRFSEGRTKLDNKARRDLLRVQQYLLQNGRSADDLLLIGFADTQSHELRAQMISELRALSVRKALQEVNVPDVAYTGYGQYMPVGGSGNSRNGRVEVWIKSR from the coding sequence ATGACTTCAAAACTGCCGGGGCTGCTACTGCCAACGATAATGGCGTTCCAGGCCCAGGCCTATGATCTGGAAATTCATGGTTCCAATACCGTCGGCGCTACCCTGGCACCCATGCTGGTCACCGGCTACCTGGAAGAGCACGGCGGCGGGCAGGTTACGTCCAGGGGCACGGGCGTGGAGAACGAAAAAGTTCTACGCGCACCGGTGAACAACCGGGCGACGGAGGTGCTGGTGGCAGCGCACGGTTCAAGCACCGGCTTCAAGGCCCTGGCCGCCGGCAAAGCCAACATCTGGGCCTCTTCCCGGCCGGTAAAACCACAGGAAGCCGAGCAATTTCGTGCCAGGGCCGACCTCAATGCGCCAGAGAGCGAGCACGTCATTGCCATCGATGGACTGGCGATTCTGGTTCATCCGTCCAACCCCATCAGTAAAATGAGTATCGAGACCCTGGGCCGGGTATTCTCCGGACAGATCCGGAACTGGTCGGAGCTGGGCGGCCCGGATCGCCCCATTCAACTCTATGCCAGGGACGACCGTTCCGGGACCTGGGACACCTTCAAATCCCTGGTACTGGGGAAAGAGTTCGAACTGGACAACAACGCCAGGCGCTACGAATCCAACGACCAGCTATCCGATGACGTTAGCCGGGACCCCTCCGGCATCGGCTTCTCCGGCCTGGCCTCTGTTCGAGACAGCAAACTGCTGGCCATCTCGGAAGGCAATGCGCCAGCTCTGCGCCCCAATCAGCTCACCGTCGCCAGTGAGGACTACCCGCTGTCACGTCGATTGTTCATGTACACGCCGGGAAGTGATGTCCCGCCGCTCTCCGCCGGCCTGATCGGATTCGCCCTCGGCCAGCAGGGGCAGGCACTGGTGGCCGAATCCGGGTTCATTTCACAGAACCCCATCGCGGTGAAGCCGGAGTTCGACGACTCGACGCCCGAAAGCTTTCGCCGACTGACCGGTAATTACCATCGTCTGACCGTCAATTTCCGCTTCTCCGAAGGCCGAACCAAGCTCGATAACAAGGCGCGCCGCGACCTGCTGCGGGTTCAGCAGTACCTGCTCCAGAACGGTCGATCCGCTGATGACCTGTTATTGATCGGGTTTGCCGACACCCAGAGCCACGAGCTGCGAGCCCAGATGATCTCCGAGCTTCGGGCCCTGTCGGTCCGCAAGGCCCTGCAGGAAGTGAACGTGCCGGATGTTGCCTACACGGGTTATGGCCAGTACATGCCAGTGGGCGGCAGCGGCAACTCTCGCAACGGGCGCGTGGAAGTCTGGATCAAATCCCGTTAG
- a CDS encoding sensor histidine kinase, producing MGRARYNPETYAILDTAMTTEQIEQQQAAGFRNLRFTPDLEEAFRRSRAGLIRHRARPVSIAGLILFLIYAVMDALTLPAELAQVTVSIRLAITCPVIAIVIWLAYRPVPSDINFERIYTLAYLMGGLSVVAIIAAARQAGYPLPYEGMILMLMFGYFAMGLPFFSASLVSLVLVISYLMIELLNGMSGAALATNLFFLTTANIIGMVGAWTSEYRHRAHFLDRQLLDRLHQATRDESRRKTELITAASHDLRQPLNVIDITLENLSPGQDGSTTRQLKDMVRHLRRLLGTVFDSARLNEGMVQADIRPTSLAPIFRDLNDLMADSSGNSDVTVKIDQGTGNLKVMADPSLLSRVLQNLLFNAVQHSGGNRIHLSARSVGTQVLLEVSDNGTGVPPELNDSLFSPYVRGQGQTDYPGLGLGLTIVKEFVVLMQGTCGVETGTGRGSVFWVRLPAALTANRVHEPDSRTPSGYEHQAG from the coding sequence GTGGGCCGTGCCAGATACAATCCGGAGACCTACGCGATACTGGACACGGCCATGACGACCGAGCAGATCGAACAGCAGCAGGCCGCCGGATTCCGCAACCTGCGCTTCACGCCAGACCTCGAAGAGGCCTTCCGGCGATCACGGGCCGGCCTGATCAGGCATCGGGCCAGGCCAGTCTCGATCGCCGGGCTGATCCTGTTTTTGATCTACGCGGTGATGGATGCACTGACCCTCCCTGCCGAGCTGGCCCAGGTCACGGTGTCCATCCGGCTCGCGATTACCTGCCCTGTAATTGCCATTGTGATCTGGCTCGCCTACCGTCCAGTTCCTTCCGACATCAACTTCGAACGCATCTATACCCTCGCCTATCTCATGGGCGGCCTGAGCGTGGTGGCGATCATCGCGGCGGCGCGGCAGGCCGGGTATCCACTGCCCTACGAGGGCATGATCCTGATGCTCATGTTCGGATACTTCGCCATGGGGCTGCCGTTTTTCAGCGCGTCCCTGGTGTCACTGGTGCTGGTGATCAGCTACCTGATGATCGAGCTGTTAAACGGCATGTCCGGCGCCGCCCTGGCCACCAATCTGTTCTTTCTGACCACGGCCAACATCATTGGCATGGTGGGCGCCTGGACCAGCGAGTACCGTCACCGTGCACACTTCCTGGATCGTCAACTGCTGGATCGACTGCACCAGGCAACCAGGGATGAAAGCCGGCGAAAAACCGAACTGATCACCGCGGCCAGCCATGACCTTCGCCAGCCCCTGAACGTGATCGACATAACGCTGGAGAACCTTTCGCCTGGCCAGGACGGCTCCACCACCCGGCAGTTGAAGGATATGGTCCGACATCTTCGCCGCCTTCTCGGCACCGTCTTTGACAGCGCCAGACTGAATGAGGGCATGGTGCAGGCTGATATCCGGCCCACCTCACTGGCGCCGATTTTCCGGGATCTGAATGATCTGATGGCTGATTCATCGGGCAACAGTGACGTGACAGTGAAAATCGACCAGGGCACTGGCAACCTCAAGGTCATGGCCGATCCGTCCCTGCTGTCCCGGGTCCTCCAGAATCTGCTGTTCAATGCGGTGCAACATAGCGGTGGCAATCGTATTCACCTGTCTGCACGCAGCGTGGGTACGCAAGTTCTGTTGGAGGTCTCGGATAACGGAACCGGCGTGCCCCCCGAGCTGAACGATTCCCTGTTCTCACCCTACGTCAGGGGCCAGGGCCAGACAGACTACCCCGGCCTGGGTCTGGGCCTGACTATCGTAAAGGAATTCGTTGTCCTGATGCAGGGAACCTGTGGCGTCGAAACAGGGACCGGACGGGGGTCTGTGTTTTGGGTGCGGCTACCGGCGGCCCTCACAGCCAACCGCGTGCACGAGCCAGATTCACGCACTCCGTCCGGTTATGAACACCAAGCTGGGTGA
- a CDS encoding response regulator transcription factor produces the protein MDAITSETGQSVACPTQPLPLNKVLLVDDHALFAQGLAGLIRQEGLAESVITASSVEVASSLLARQDDFQLILLDIALQGETGLALLPRLAVHRDPPPVVIISSSEDEATVRAARAAGASGFLAKSAGRSALVSMVRSVSRGEGYFPGGVQPLAQDLALTPRQMEVLLLLAQGFPNKRICQSLNLTEHTVKTHLKAIFTQLGVHNRTECVNLARARGWL, from the coding sequence ATGGATGCCATCACATCAGAAACGGGGCAGTCTGTTGCCTGTCCCACTCAGCCGCTTCCTCTGAACAAGGTGTTGCTGGTTGATGATCATGCCCTGTTTGCCCAGGGGTTGGCCGGTTTAATCCGGCAGGAGGGGCTGGCCGAATCTGTTATAACGGCCAGCTCGGTTGAGGTTGCCTCAAGTCTCCTGGCCCGCCAGGACGATTTTCAGCTTATCCTGCTCGATATTGCACTCCAGGGCGAGACGGGGCTGGCCTTGTTACCGAGACTGGCAGTCCACCGGGACCCACCTCCGGTGGTTATCATTTCAAGTAGTGAAGATGAGGCGACGGTGCGGGCAGCAAGGGCGGCCGGTGCCAGTGGTTTTCTGGCGAAATCTGCCGGTCGGTCGGCTCTGGTGAGTATGGTTCGGTCTGTGAGTCGTGGTGAGGGTTATTTCCCGGGCGGTGTTCAACCGTTGGCTCAGGATCTGGCGTTAACACCGCGGCAAATGGAGGTGCTTCTCCTCCTGGCGCAGGGCTTCCCCAATAAACGCATCTGCCAGAGTCTGAACCTGACGGAACACACGGTAAAAACCCACCTCAAGGCCATCTTCACCCAGCTTGGTGTTCATAACCGGACGGAGTGCGTGAATCTGGCTCGTGCACGCGGTTGGCTGTGA
- a CDS encoding pyridoxal phosphate-dependent aminotransferase: MDIQNDHRYAINLNVRGIQPSATLRINELSNHLKSEGKDIIKLGLGQSPFPVPDRVVEALKEHAHEKDYLPVKGLKGLREAIAGYIRRSERMHCTWEDVLIGPGSKELLFMLQLAYYGDLLIPRPSWVSYAPQARIIGRSVHWLPTHAENNWQLTAEELDIICRDDPSRPRILILNYPSNPTGCTYTDDQLLAIANVARKYKLILLSDEIYGEVHFEGKHKSIARYYPEGTIISTGLSKWAGAGGWRLGTFIFPRELRPLQDAMAIIASETYTATSAPIQHAAIAAFNGGEDIDEYLKQSRRVLKVVGEYMHRRLTEMGAVVQKPEGAFYLFPDFSGFREQLSRKDIKTSQAFCQALLENTGVAILPASDFGFVPDHLGARLAFVDFDGTESLHLAGSDYAEQELGDDFVKQACPRLVLAMDKMEQWLNSL, translated from the coding sequence ATGGACATCCAAAACGACCACCGTTACGCGATCAACCTGAACGTTCGGGGCATTCAGCCCTCAGCCACCCTTCGCATCAATGAGCTGAGCAATCACCTCAAATCCGAAGGCAAGGACATTATCAAACTCGGGCTGGGGCAATCCCCCTTCCCGGTGCCCGATCGCGTGGTGGAGGCGCTGAAAGAGCACGCCCACGAAAAGGACTACCTGCCGGTCAAGGGCCTCAAAGGCCTGCGTGAGGCCATCGCCGGTTACATCCGCCGGAGCGAACGCATGCACTGTACCTGGGAGGACGTGCTCATCGGCCCGGGTTCCAAGGAGCTGCTGTTCATGCTCCAGCTGGCCTACTACGGGGACCTCCTGATCCCCCGCCCGAGCTGGGTTTCTTATGCGCCGCAAGCCCGGATCATCGGGCGCTCCGTACACTGGCTGCCGACCCATGCCGAAAACAACTGGCAACTGACCGCCGAAGAGCTGGATATCATCTGTCGCGATGATCCCTCGCGGCCCCGGATCCTGATCCTGAACTACCCGTCCAACCCCACGGGTTGCACCTACACCGACGACCAGCTGCTGGCCATCGCCAACGTGGCCCGCAAATACAAGCTGATTCTGCTGTCGGACGAAATCTACGGCGAAGTGCATTTCGAGGGCAAGCACAAATCCATCGCCCGCTATTACCCCGAAGGCACCATCATCAGTACGGGTCTGAGCAAGTGGGCCGGTGCCGGTGGCTGGCGCCTGGGCACATTTATTTTCCCCCGGGAACTGAGGCCGCTGCAGGACGCCATGGCGATCATCGCCAGCGAGACCTATACCGCCACCAGCGCACCAATCCAGCACGCAGCGATAGCGGCGTTCAACGGCGGTGAGGACATTGATGAATACCTGAAACAGTCCCGCCGTGTGTTGAAGGTTGTGGGCGAGTACATGCATCGCCGCCTGACCGAGATGGGCGCCGTGGTCCAGAAACCGGAAGGTGCGTTCTACCTGTTCCCCGACTTCTCCGGGTTCCGGGAGCAACTTTCCAGGAAAGACATAAAGACCAGCCAGGCCTTCTGCCAGGCCCTGCTGGAAAACACCGGCGTCGCCATCCTGCCCGCCAGCGACTTCGGCTTTGTGCCGGATCATCTTGGGGCCCGACTGGCCTTTGTTGACTTCGATGGAACCGAATCCCTGCACCTCGCCGGCAGTGACTATGCCGAACAGGAGCTGGGCGACGATTTCGTCAAGCAGGCGTGTCCAAGACTGGTTCTGGCCATGGACAAGATGGAGCAGTGGCTGAACAGCCTCTGA
- a CDS encoding inositol monophosphatase family protein gives MSDSVSLLEITDFAENLAREAGELIRRERDNNALRTDYKHQTELVTHADVMADEFITGAIRKRFPDHRILSEETMPDLSQAEELDTPLWIVDPIDGTVNYAYGHPQVAVSIAYAEKGRVQVGVVHAPFPGETFRATRSEGATLNGRPIRHSGATVPRDSLFATGFPYTKDALEPLVKRLDAMIHQCRDLRRIGSAALDICWVACGRLDIYYENVSPWDFAAARLIALEAGATAGHFGEVPEGYPADLWGRDILISAPAVWEPVRSILRSASGYD, from the coding sequence ATGTCTGATTCTGTTTCTCTGCTCGAGATTACCGACTTTGCCGAAAACCTGGCCCGCGAAGCCGGCGAGCTGATTCGCCGCGAGCGGGACAACAACGCCCTGCGAACCGACTACAAACACCAGACCGAACTGGTCACCCACGCCGACGTGATGGCCGACGAATTCATTACCGGCGCCATCCGCAAGCGTTTCCCAGACCATCGAATCCTCTCCGAAGAAACCATGCCGGACCTGAGCCAGGCGGAAGAACTGGACACTCCGCTCTGGATAGTCGACCCCATCGACGGCACAGTGAACTATGCCTACGGCCATCCCCAGGTAGCCGTCTCAATTGCCTACGCCGAAAAAGGTCGCGTTCAGGTGGGTGTCGTGCATGCGCCTTTCCCCGGCGAAACCTTCCGGGCGACCCGCTCAGAAGGCGCGACGCTGAATGGCCGCCCCATCCGGCACAGCGGAGCAACCGTTCCGCGTGACTCCCTGTTCGCCACCGGCTTTCCCTATACCAAGGACGCCCTCGAGCCGTTGGTCAAACGCCTGGATGCGATGATTCACCAATGCCGCGACCTGCGCCGTATTGGCTCGGCGGCCCTGGATATCTGCTGGGTGGCCTGTGGCCGACTGGATATCTACTACGAGAACGTCAGCCCCTGGGACTTCGCCGCCGCCCGCCTGATCGCCCTGGAAGCAGGCGCCACAGCTGGCCACTTCGGCGAGGTGCCTGAAGGCTATCCTGCTGACCTCTGGGGCCGCGATATCCTGATCTCGGCGCCGGCTGTCTGGGAGCCTGTTCGGTCTATTCTCCGGTCTGCCTCTGGGTACGACTGA
- a CDS encoding symmetrical bis(5'-nucleosyl)-tetraphosphatase, producing MTDYAIGDIQGCYERLRDVLDKVDFSPSRDRLWVAGDLINRGPSSLATLRYIESLGDSAVVVLGNHDLHLLAVSMGGHQTRRKDTLSDILDAPDHDRLVYWLRQQKLCVHDAARNLVMTHAGLPHVWSVSQAMDCAREVEAVIQGDAAEEYFTHMYGNQPERWDDRLQGMDRWRVITNYFTRMRFIAEDGTLELAAKETVDSAPEGFEPWFYFPRNDDVRVVFGHWAALEGKTGSDRFIGLDTGCVWGGALTMMNLDTGEKIHCDC from the coding sequence ATGACTGATTACGCCATTGGCGATATTCAGGGCTGTTACGAACGCCTGAGAGACGTCCTGGACAAGGTGGATTTCTCCCCCTCCCGAGACCGTTTGTGGGTGGCCGGCGACCTGATCAACCGTGGCCCGTCCTCACTGGCAACTCTCAGGTATATCGAGAGCCTCGGGGATTCTGCGGTTGTGGTGCTTGGCAACCACGATTTGCATCTGCTTGCGGTGTCGATGGGCGGCCACCAGACCCGTCGCAAAGACACCTTGTCGGATATCCTCGACGCGCCCGATCACGACCGGCTTGTTTATTGGCTAAGGCAACAGAAACTCTGTGTTCACGATGCGGCCCGGAATCTGGTGATGACCCACGCCGGTTTGCCCCATGTCTGGTCGGTCAGTCAGGCCATGGACTGCGCCCGTGAAGTGGAAGCTGTGATCCAGGGCGATGCCGCCGAGGAATACTTCACCCATATGTACGGCAACCAACCCGAGCGCTGGGACGATAGGTTGCAGGGTATGGATCGCTGGCGTGTTATTACCAACTATTTTACCCGCATGCGCTTCATTGCCGAGGACGGCACCCTGGAGCTGGCGGCCAAGGAAACCGTTGACAGTGCCCCGGAAGGCTTCGAGCCCTGGTTTTATTTTCCGCGCAATGACGATGTCCGAGTGGTGTTTGGCCACTGGGCAGCCCTGGAAGGAAAAACTGGCAGCGACCGGTTTATCGGCCTGGATACCGGCTGTGTCTGGGGCGGTGCCTTGACCATGATGAATCTGGATACCGGAGAAAAGATCCACTGTGACTGCTGA
- the pdxA gene encoding 4-hydroxythreonine-4-phosphate dehydrogenase PdxA: MSNPVVLALTAGEPAGIGPELCLQLALESRTCGVVVVASRPLLEARAKQMNLAVELRPWQPGEAPEMKAGLLSVLHVEGCANDQPGSLDTGSSAYVVRTLEVAANGCLDGEFDGMVTAPVHKGVINDAGILFSGHTEFLQELCGVERVVMMLATEELRVALVTTHLPLKDVSAAITPERLTQVTRILDTDLKKFFGIARPRILVAGLNPHAGEGGHLGREEIDTIEPTLESLRTEGLSLTGPLPADTLFTPHWLDQADAVLAMYHDQGLPVLKFQGFGRAVNITLGLPIVRTSVDHGTALDLAGTGRADAGSLHTALKVGEQMARCRKSAIEETRL, encoded by the coding sequence ATGAGTAATCCTGTGGTTCTGGCGCTCACCGCCGGCGAGCCTGCCGGAATTGGTCCGGAGTTGTGCCTCCAGCTGGCGCTGGAGTCCAGAACCTGTGGTGTCGTGGTGGTTGCCAGCAGGCCGCTGCTGGAGGCCCGCGCGAAGCAAATGAATCTGGCGGTTGAACTGCGTCCCTGGCAGCCCGGAGAGGCGCCGGAAATGAAGGCGGGCCTGCTGTCGGTGCTGCACGTGGAAGGTTGCGCCAATGACCAGCCTGGCTCGCTGGATACCGGCAGCAGTGCCTATGTGGTCAGGACGCTGGAGGTTGCCGCCAATGGCTGCCTGGATGGCGAGTTTGATGGCATGGTAACGGCGCCTGTCCACAAAGGCGTGATCAATGATGCCGGCATTTTGTTCAGCGGCCACACCGAATTCCTGCAGGAGCTCTGCGGCGTGGAGCGAGTGGTTATGATGCTGGCGACCGAAGAGCTGCGCGTTGCGCTGGTAACCACCCACTTACCGCTCAAGGATGTTTCCGCCGCCATTACCCCCGAGCGCCTGACTCAGGTGACGCGGATTCTCGATACCGATCTGAAAAAGTTCTTTGGCATTGCGCGGCCCCGAATTCTGGTGGCCGGCCTGAATCCCCATGCCGGGGAAGGCGGCCACCTTGGCAGGGAAGAGATCGACACCATCGAGCCCACCCTGGAGAGTCTGCGCACGGAAGGCCTTTCGCTGACCGGACCGTTGCCGGCCGACACCCTCTTCACGCCGCACTGGCTGGACCAGGCCGACGCGGTTCTGGCCATGTACCATGATCAGGGACTGCCGGTACTGAAGTTTCAGGGCTTCGGGCGCGCCGTAAACATTACCCTGGGCCTGCCCATTGTCCGAACCTCGGTGGACCATGGCACGGCCCTGGATCTCGCTGGCACCGGCCGGGCTGATGCCGGCAGCCTGCATACGGCCTTGAAGGTGGGCGAGCAAATGGCTCGTTGTCGTAAATCTGCAATTGAAGAGACCCGTTTGTGA